The segment CCGCACGTGGTGGACGTGGTCGTGCCGGAGTCCGCGGTGTCGGCGGACGGCACCATCGCGTACGCGACGGTGACGCTGGACGTCGCTGCCGAGGCGATGCCGGCCGACGACACCCGCCGGATCATCGACACCGCACGCGGAGCCGGGGGAGACGGCTTGACCGTCGAGGTCGGTGGCGATCCGGCCCGCGCCGCCGACGAGGCCGAGGGCGGTGCCGCCGAGGGCGCCGGGCTGCTCGCCGCGCTGGTCGTGCTGGTCCTGCTCTTCGGCTCGCTGCTGGCCGCCAGCCTGCCGATCGTCATCGCGATCTTCGCGGTCGGCTCGGCGATCGGCCTGGTCACCCTCGCTTCGCACGTGGCCACCGTCGCCGACTTCACCACCCCGCTGCTCATCCTGGTCGGCCTCGGTGTGGGCATCGACTACGCCCTGCTGGTCTTCTCCCGTTTCCGTAGTGAGCTGACCAGCGGATCCGACCGGGCCGAAGCGGTGCGCAGGGCGCTGGACACCGCCGGGCGTACCGTCTTCTTCGCCGGCACCACCGTGATCATCGCGCTGCTCGGGCTGGTGCTGCTCGGCCTCGGCGCGCTCCAGGGCGTGGCCGTCGCCCTCGCCGTGACGGTGCTGGTCACCATGCTGGCCGCGCTGACCCTGCTGCCCGCCCTGCTGAGCCTTTTCGGCGCCCGGCTGGAACGCACCATGGCTCGCCGGCGGGAGAAGGCGGGCCGGGCGTCCCGTGAGGAGGGCCGGCAGTGGCGCCGGTGGAGCGACGCGGTGGCCCGCCGACCATGGCCGGCCGTCCTGTTGCCGCTGATCGCCCTGCTCGCGCTGGCCGCGCCGGTGCTCGACATGCGCCTCGGTTTCGCCGACGCCGGCAACGACGCCGACAGCAAGACCAGCACCCGGGCGTACGAGTTGCTGGCCGAAGGCTTCGGCGCCGGCTTCAACGGCCCGCTCGTGGTCGTCGTGGACGCCGGTGACCAGGCCGCGCAGCCGGCGGCCGAGGCCGTCCAGCAGGCGATGGCTGCCACGCCCGGGGTTGCGGCCGTCATCCCGCCGATCCCCGCACCGGACGGTGGGGTCGCCACCGTGATCGCCTACCCGGAGTCGGCCCCGCAGGACGAGGCGACCGAGGAACTGGTGGCCACCCTGCGCGACGACGTGCTGGCCCCGGTGGCCCGCGACAACGGCGTGACGGTGCTGGTGGGCGGCCCGACCGCCGCGGTCATCGACGTGTCCACCGCGATCGCGGCGCGGCTGCCGCTGTTCGTCGGCGTCGTGGTCGGTCTGTCCGCGCTGCTGCTGCTCGTGCTGTTCCGCTCGCTGCTGATCCCGGTGAAGGCGGCGATCCTCAACCTGCTCAGCGTGGGCGCGGCCATGGGCGTGATCACCCTGGTCTTCCAGCACGGCGCGTTCGGTGTGCCACCCGGCCCGATCGAGGCGTACGTCCCGGTCATGATCTTCGCGATCGTCTTCGGGCTGTCGATGGACTACGAGGTGTTCCTGCTGGCCCGCATGCACGAGGAGTGGGAACGCACCCGTGACGCCCGTGGTGCGGTCCGCGAGGGCCTGGCCACGACCGGCCGGGTGGTCACCGCCGCGGCCGCGATCATGGTGGTGGTGTTCGGGGCGTTCGTGCTCTCGCCGGACCGGATGCTGCAGCAGTTCGGCCTGGGTCTGGCGGTGGCGGTTCTGATCGACGCGGTGGTCATCCGCTGCCTGCTGCTGCCGGCCGCGATGCACCTCTTCGGCGCCCGGGCCTGGTGGTTGCCGGCCGGGCTGGCCCGCCGCCTGCCACGGTTGGCCCTGGAACACCGGTAGAGCGTGGTGTGAGCGGGCCCGCCGCGGGTAATCCATGAGTGCGGCGGGCCCGTCGGAAGGGGTCGCCCTGACGACGGATGACTCCAATGGGCGACGAGTTTAACCTCACAGAGCGTTACATTCGCCCGATGTGGGCTGTCCGTGGCAGGTAGCCTTCAGCCCGCTATGCCCAATGTCGCCCTTGATCGCCTCCGTGTCCCCAGCCGTCCGGTCCCCAGCGCAACGGCCTCCGCCAGCCCGGCCTCCGGCAGCCCCGCGGCCGGCACTCTGGTTCCCGCCAGCCTGGTGCCCGGCGGACCGGCTGCGCACCCGTCGCGCAAGCGGCTGCTGCTCGTCTTCGGCGCTGTCGTGGTCATCCTGGCCGCGGTCAACGTCGCCGCGAAGTTCGGTCCGCCGCACACCGGGCTGGTGGCCGGCCCGCTCGTCGCGCTCGGTCTCGTCCTGCTCGGCCGGCGCGCCGGCCTGAGCTGGCACGACATGGGCCTCTCGCGGCGCACGCTGGTGCCCGGCCTGAAGTACGCCGTCGGCGCCGTCCTCGCGGTCGCCGTGGTCTATGCGATCGGCGTCGCCATCCCCGCTACCCGGCCGGCGTTCGACGACGTCCGCTACCACCTGCACATCAGCGCGGCCCTGATGACCGCTTTCGTGGTGGTGCCCCTCGGCACCGTGCTCCTCGAGGAGGTGGCCTTCCGCGGCGTCCTCCTCGGCCTGGTCAACCGCCGCCGCGGCGCGGTCTGGGCGAGCGTCACCTCGTCGGTGCTGTTCGGCCTCTGGCACATCCTGCCCTCGCTGCGCCTCGCCGAGGCCAACGGCGCGGTCGGCGCAGCGCTCGGCACCGACGCCGCGGGCCAAGCCCTGGCCGTCGCCGGAGCGGTCGCCTTCACCGCGGTAGCCGGCCTGCTGCTCTGCGAACTACGCCGCCGCAGCGGCAGCCTGCTCGCCGCGGCGGCCCTCCACTGGGCGACGAACGGCCTGGGCCTACTGGTAACCGCAGCCCTGGCCACGATCCGTCTAGCCTGAGCTGCCCTGCCGTGCCAGCGGCTACGGCGTGACCAAGCCGGTCTGGTAAGCGATCACCACCAACTGCGCCCGATCCCGGGCCCCAAGCTTCCCCATCGCCCTGCTCACATGGGTCCGGGCAGTCTCCGGACTGAGAAACAAAGCCGCCCCGATCTCATCGTTGCGCAACCCTTGACCGACCAGCGCCACCACCTCCCGCTCCCGCTCGGTCAGCACCCCCAACCTCTCCGAAGCAGTCCGCCGCGCCGTGAACTGGCTGATCAACCGCCGCGTGATCCGCGGTGCCAAGAGGGCATCGCCGGCCGCCACCACCCGGATGCCGTGCAGCAGTTCCGCCGGTCCGGCGTCCTTCAGCAGGAACCCACTGGCACCGGCCTGCAAGCCCTCGAACACGTACGCGTCCGTGTCATAGGTGGTCAGGATCAGGATGCGAACCCGCTGCAGTCCGGGTACCGCAGCGATCCGCCGGGTCGCCTCGATCCCGTCGACCTTCGGCATCCGGATGTCCATCAGCACGACATCGGGGCACGTGAGCCGGGCCAGTTCCACGGCCTGCGCCCCGTCGGCAGCCTCCCCGACCACCTCGATGTCGTCCTCGACGTCGAGCAGCAACCGGAACCCGGACCGCACCAACTTCTCGTCCTCGGCGAGCAGTACCCGGATGCTCATGCCGGGACCAGCGGCAGCCGGGCGGTCACCGCGAACCCGCCACCCGGCACCGGCCCGGCGTCGAACTCCCCGCCGAGCAGCCGGCACCGCTCCCGCATCCCGAGCAGCCCCCGGCCAGGCCGTTCCGCTTCGGCCGGGCCGGCGCCGTCATCAGCGACCCGCACCAGCACGGCATCAGCGCCACAGTCCAGCGCCACCGTCACCCGGGTCGCCCCGGCATGCCGGATCACGTTGGTGATCGACTCCTGCACGATCCGGTACACCGCGCTCCCCACCACTTTCGGCACATCCGGGGGCAGGGAACAGGCCGCGACGTCCACCTCCAGCCCCGCCTGCCGGGCCCGGTCGGCGAGGTCGTCGATGCCCTCCAGACCGGGAAGTTGCAGTACGCCCAGCACCGCCCGCATCTCCTCCAACGCCCGCGAACTGGTCTCCTCGATCACCCGCAACGCCTCCCGTGCCTGCTCAGGCCGTTTGTCCAGGACGTGGGCGGTGACGCCGGACTGGACGTTGATGATCGCGATGGCGTGCGCCACGGTGTCGTGGACCTCCCGGGCGATGCGCAGCCGTTCCGCGTCGGCCCGCGCCTGCCCTTCCCGTACCGCGCGTTCCACCGCGTCGGCCGCGATGACCCGGCGGGACCGGACGCTCTCACCGAGCGCGGCGCTCATGATCGAGGCGCCGATCCGGAAGAACACCCAGCCGATCGCGGCCCGCGGTTCGATGTCGGTCGCCGCGGCCAGCCAGCAGACGGTCAGCACGGTGATCCCGCCGCCGGCGATGAACAGCGACCGCCGGCCGTCGCCGAGGGCGGTCAGCGTGTAGAGGGCCACGAACAGCCCGAGCCAGCCGGGCCCGTCCGGATAGTCGAGGGCGTAGTAGGTCACGCTGGCGAGCGCGGTGACGGCGAAGACCGGGACCGGCCACCGGCGGCGCACCACGATGACTGCACCACTGAGGATCAGGAGCAGGTACCCCGTACCGGGAAGGGTCTTCTGCCCTGCGTTGTCGCTGGCCAGCGTGCCCTGCACCTGCATGACCGTGATGAACAGCGCGAAAAGCAGATCCTGCGCCCAGACCGGCGGGCGGAACAACCGCATGCCGCGATGATAGGCCGCCCGGCCACCCCGGCTCGTACGTCGAAAAGCGTCTTTCCTTACGCCCTCCGGCAGACGCGGCCGGCTCGCGACGGGCGCGACGATCGGTGGAAACGACCGAAGGAGAGATCATGCTCGGCACCGGGCGTCTGCTACCCACCCTGCTCGCCGTGATCGGCCTGGCCGGCGTCGTCCTCGGATGGCGCGCGATAACCCGGGCGCAGCGCAACACCGCGATCGTCGCCCTGGCCGCCGGCCTGCTCAGCTCCATCGTCGGCGCCCTGCATGCGGCCAACGCCGCAGGCGGCCTCGGCACCGGAAACGGCCTGGCCGGCGCCGTCCTCGCAGTCGCCCTCGGGGTGGTCAGCCTGCTTCTGGGCGGGCTGGCGCTGATCCGTTCCCGTCGGGCGTAGACCCGGGCCGCCAAGGCATTGCGCGGCAACGGCTTGGCCACCCACGTGGTCGACACCGCCGAGGACGCCCGCCGCCTCGTCGCCGAACTCGTGCGGCGCGACCGAACGGTCTTCACCGCCCAGAGCGAAACCCTGCGGGTCTCCGGCATCTCCGCCGACCTGCGCACCTACAGCGTGCCCCGCGAGAACGAGCGCCTCCAGGAACGCTACGGCCAGACCTCCTTCCTGGGCCGCATTCTGATCCTCGAGCGCGAAGGCTTCCCCGACCGGGGCACGGTGATCATCATCCGCGAGCCGATCGGTTTCTAGGCCGCAGCGCGACTCCAGCGATGCGGCTTTTTTATCGGTACGCGTGACATGCGCTCTGCCGTTCGCCCAGCGACCACCTGCAACGCAGGGCCCCAGCGCCCCCGCCGGGCTTATGCAGCGGGTCACCCTCGCGACCGATCCGCACGCCGGGCCCCAGCGCGGCCCCGGCAGGCGAACGGGCTGGCGCTGAGGGCTGTTCCGGACGCCTTGAAACGACCCTGAGGGCCAGCCGGACCACCTGCATCAGCCCGGCGGCCGCGTTGCGGCCGGGAGCGGCTGCCGGTCGCGTCGTAGTGGGGGACGGGCACGATGCGGCGGAACGGCGTCGCGCGTACCGATGAAGGAGCGTGAGCGGCAAGCTCAGATGGAAATAGCCCGAGATGCTGTGGTTAGTCCGTATCGTCAGCGGTGATGATGCGATTTCTCCGGACCGTCAAGATCGGCATGCGCCTCGGGGGCGCGTTCACGGCGATCTGTCTCTGCATGTTCGCGGCGATCGGGATCGGGCTCTGGGGCCAGGACCGCGCCCGCGTCGCGACGGACGAGGTGGCGGCGGCGAACGCCACGAGTCAGGCGGCGCTGGCGGCCAAGTTCCGGACCGCGGATCTCAACGGATGGCAGAACGGGTACGCGTTCGACACGATCCGCGGCGTCGAGAACGCCACCGATGACGCGGTCGGGCAGCGGGAGTCGTTCGTCGCGGCAGCCGCGGCGTTCCATGACGATCTCGCCCGGCTGCACGCGCTTGATCACAACGCCGAGGAAGAGGCTCTGGTCGACGCGGCTGACGGGTCGTTCGAGCAGTTCATGGCGGTGGACGACCGGATCGTCGAGGGCTACCGGTCCGGCACCAGCGCCGGCGAACGGGAAGCGAACGCCCTGGTCGCGGGGGAATCCGTGGAGTGGATGCACAAGATCCACGAGTCCGTCGACCGGCTGGTGGAGCTGACCAGCGGGCGGGCGGCCACCGCTCAGCAGGCCGCTGATGACGCCGCCTCGACCTCGGAGACGTTCATGGTCGTCGCCGGGCTGCTCTGCCTGCTGCTCAGCGTCCTCGTCGCGATCGTGGTGACCCGCAGCATCACCGGACCGCTGGCCGCCACCGTCACCGTGCTCAGCAACGTCGCCGACAAGGATCTGACCGTCCGGGCGCCGGACAGCGGCCGCGACGAGCTCGCCGCGATGGGCCGCGCCGTCAACCGCACCCTGGACGTGCTGCGCAACGCCTTCGCGGCGATCAGCGAGAACAGCCGTACCCTCTCGGACGCCGCCTCCGAGCTGACCGCCACGTCCGCGCAGATCGCGAACGCTGCCGACGCCGCCTCCGGGCAGTCCGACATGATCGCCTCCTCGGCCGAGGAGGTCTCGCGCAGCGTGCAGACCGTGGCCGCCGGCACCGAGGAGATGAACGCCGCGATCCGCGAGATCGCCGACGGCGCCGGCCGGGCCGCCGGAGTGGCTGCCGCCGGGGTGGACAGCGTGCGGGCCGCGACCGAGACGATCGGCCGGCTGGGCCGCTCCAGCGACGAGATCAGCGGCGTGGTCAACCTGATCACCTCGATCGCCGAGCAGACCAACCTGCTCGCCCTGAACGCGACGATCGAAGCGGCCCGCGCCGGTGAGCTGGGCAAAGGGTTCGCGGTGGTGGCCGGCGAGGTCAAGGACCTGGCGCAGGCGACGGCCAAGGCGACCGGCGACATCGGCCACCGGGTGCAGGCGATCCAGGACGACACCGGAGCGGCGATCACCGCCATGGAACAGATCGCCGACATCATCGGCGAGGTCAACGAGCACTCCACCACGATCGCGGCGGCGGTCGAGGAGCAGACCGCGACCACCGCCGAGATGGGCCGCAACATCGTCGAGGCGGCCACCGGCTCCGGTCAGATCGCCGCCGGGATCACCGGGGTGGCGACCGCCAGCCAGGACACCGCGCGGGGCGTGGTGCATTCCCGCCAGACCGCGGAGCAGCTGGCCGGCATGTCCCACGAGCTGCGGGAACTGGTCGGTCAGTTCCGCGTGTAGACCCGGTCCAGGAACGGGCGGACCAGGTCCACCACCTCGGGCAGGTGGGTCTCCAGCAGCCAGTGCCCGCCGTCCAGCAGGTGCAGGTCCGCGTCGGGCAGGTCGCGCAGGTACGCCCGCGCCGCCCCGGCCGGCATATAGCCGTCGTGCGGTCCCCACACGATCAGCGTGGGCGGCCGGTGCTCCCGCAGGTACGCCTGCTGCCGCCCGAACCACTGCCGGGTGTGCCGCTGATCGGCGAGCAGGTTGATCAGGTGCTCGCGGCGCTCGGGCGTGTTCAGCACCGCCCAGGACAGCTCCCACAGGTCCGGGCTGATCCGCTCGGCGATCCCCTCCGGCACTTCGCCGCGGAACTCGTCCCGGAAGCCCTCCAGCGTGACCGCTTCACCCAGCGCTTCCCGGCCCTCAGCCGTCGGGTTGTCCCAGAACCGCTTGAGCGGCGCGTACTTCGGCCCGTGCTCGTCCTCGTAGATGTCCCCGTTCTGGATGATCAACCCGGCCACCCGCTCCGGCGCGGCCATGGCCAGCCGCAGACCGTGCTGGGAGCCGTAGTCCTGCAGGTAGACGACGTACCGGTCGAGCCCGAGAGCGTCCACGAAGCGCTGCAGGAACGTCGCGTGCCCGTCGAAGGTGTAGTCGAAGTCCTTCGGCGTGCCCGTGTAGCCGAAGCCGGGAAAGTCCGGGGCGACAGTCCGCCACCGGTCCGCCAGCGCCGGCATGAGCTGCCGGAACTGGAAGGACGACGACGGATACCCGTGTGGCAGCAGCAGGACGGGCGCCCCGGCCGGCCCGGCCTCCCGGTAGAACGTGTCGATCCCGTCCACGTCGATACGGCGATGCGCGACAGTCATGTCCCCTCTATACCCGGACTCAGGAGACCAACAGGTCGAAGTGGAAGCCGATGACCACGGAGCCAGATCAGCCAGGCATCGAGGAGGCCGAGACGGGTCTCCATACGATGACCGTACGGGTCAGCGGGGTAGCAAGGCCCCCTGCGAAGCGGTGGACCGCGGCCCCACGAAGGCGGCCAGCGCCGTGAGCAGGGCCAGGACGGCTGCCACCGCAGGGGTCGCGTAGCCGGCCGCGGCGCCCGCGGTGTCGACCACCCAGCCGCCCGCGGTGGCGCCGGCGGAGATGCCGATGAGCAGGCCGGTGCTGGTCAGCGTCATGCCCTCGTTGAGCTGGGTCGGCGGCACCCGTTCCTGGACCAGCGTCATGCTGGCGATCATCGTGGGTGCGGTGGCCAGGCCGGCGACGAAGAGCAGCGCGGCGAGGACCCAGATGTTGCCGGCGAGCAGCACCGGCTGGAAGAACAGGGCCATCCCGGCGACGCCGAGCAGGAACCGGGTCTCGGTCCGGCCGCGCATCCGCAGGGCGCCGAAGACCAGCCCGGCGACGGCGGAGCCGCCGGCGAACAGGGCCAGGATCACGCCGGCGGCGGCCGGCTGTCCGAGCGATTCGGCGTATGCGACGGTCACGACCTCGGTGCTGCCGAAGACCACGCCGGTGAACAGGAAGGTCGCCGCGATCTGCTTGACGCCGCGGGCCCGCAGCGGCGACCCGGCCCGCTCCCGGACCGGGTGCACGGGCGGCTCGGTGCGGCGCTGGGCGGCGAACAGCATGGTGCCGAGGGCGAGCAGCACGGCGGCGACGAGCAGGCCGGCTTCCGGGAAGACCATCGTGCTCAGCAGCGCGGCGAGCACCGGGCCGAGCATGAAGCACACCTCGTCGAGGGTCTGTTCCAGGGAGTTCGCACTGTGCAGGAGGTCGGGGCGGTCCGGGTAGAGGGTGGTCCAGCGGGCCCGGGCCATGGCGCCGAGGTTGGGGCTGGTGGAGCCGGCGACGTACGCGGCGAACAGCGTCCAGGCCGGTGCGCCGCCTCGGGTGCAGAGGATGAGGACGATCGTTGCCGACGCGGACAGCAGAGCGGCCGGGACCGACACCCGGGCGCTGCGAAGAGCCGGCGGTAGGAGCGGAACACCGGTCCCTACCGGGCCGGCAGCGCTGCGGTCAGGTCGATCTCGATCAGCTGTCCGCGGTAGCCGAGCGCGGCCACGCCGAGCAGCGTGCTGGCGCTGGTGAAAGCTGGTGCGAGCGGTGAGGCCTCGAGTTGGCGCCACACCTCGGCCAGCACCGAGCTGTCGGTCGACACCACGTAGACGACCGAGCGGACCACATCGGCCGGTGCGGCGCCGGCGGCCTCCAGGACGCGCAGGCAGTTCTGCACGACCTGCTCGGTCTGTGCGGCGAAGTCGCCCTCGCCCACCACGGCGCCGGCGAGGTCGAGCGGGCACTGTCCGGCGAGGTGCGCGAGCGGCCCGGCCTCGGAGATCGTCACGTGGCTGTAGCCGGCGGGCTCGTGGACGGTGGGCGGATTGAACTTCTTGATCACCGCGCCATTATGTCGACGGGAGACTTCCGGCGCGCCTGGTTTTACAGGGCGGGCGGCTCACCCAGCCCGGCACGCCGCCGGACCGCCGCCACCATCGCCTCGACGTCCGCGCGGGCCAGGGCGGCAGGGTCTCCGGGGAAGGAGGGCCGGCGGATCGTCGTACGCCACCGCCCGTTGCCGTGCCGCACCGTGACGCCGGGCTTGGCCGCCGCGAAGTCGTACCAGATCTCCAGCACCTCCTCGGCGCCCGCCGCCCACCACGCCTGCCACGGCTCGGACCGGACCTGGTCCAGCAGCTCGTCGAGGGTGTCCTGGTAGGCGGCCGGCACGTCGTTCATCGGCCCGCCACCGACCACCTCGATACGCGCCCCGGCATCGTCCGGCACCCGCACCACGATGGCCGGCAGCACGGCGTCACCGGCCGGTTCGGGCTCGGCCTCGATTGCCGGGCCCGGCTCGGTCAGGTCGAGGGTGAGCAGGCCCTGCTGGTCGCCGAACAGACCGGCCCACGGCACGAGGTCGACGGTCGTACGGTTGCGCCACCGCAACGTCCGGGCGCTGCGCTGAAAACCTTCCAGGGTGCTGAACGCCGTCGACGACTGCGAGACCGCGACCGTCCGGTCGTCGTCGCGCCGCCGTACCTCGATCACCACCCGGCCGAACCCGTCGTCGTGCAGCACGAACACCGGGCGGGCGGTGTGCCGCCGGTCCGGCCCGGTCTTCGCCGGCCCGGCCCACCGGTAGCGCAGCCCGGACGCCAGCGCGTGGGCGTGGGCGGCGTCCAGAACTGTCCGATCCCATCCACGTACGGTGCCCAGCCGGGTGACCGCGGCGTGCAACACCTCCAGGACCAGGCGTGCCCGGGCCGGGCCGGGCAACGCGGCGACCCCGGGCGGCAGGGCGGCGCCGCCCATCTCGAATCCTTCGGTGACGTCCGGGAACACGGTCACCTGCACGTCGTCCCGGTTCTCGTCGAGGTGACAGAACAGGCGCAGTTCGGAGTGGCGGTTCGGGACTTGGGCCTCGCGTACCGCCTCGCTGTAGAGCTCGCTGACGCTGCGGGCGCTGCGCACGAAGGCGTCCTCGTCGGGGTGCTCCATCCAGGGCCGGTCGGGGAAGCCGGACAGCGGCCAGAACCCGATCCTGCGCAGGTGCGACATGCCGATGATCATGCCGCACCGCGGGCGGGCGGCGGGCGGCGGCGTCACCGCGTTGAATGCGGGTGTGGCGGAAGAATTGCGGCTGCGGCCGTTGACCTTCGACGACTGGCCGGCGGTGCACGACTGGGCCCGGCTGCCGGAGGCGTGCCGGTATCAGGCGTGGGGCCCGAACACGCCGGAGCAGACCCGGGATTTCGTACGCACTGCGGCGCAGCCGTCGACGACACGCTTCGTCTTCGTGTTCCTCGACGGCGAGACAGTAGTGGGGATGGGCGAGCTGAATCTGCGCGGGTCGCATCAGGCTGAGATCTCCTACGGCATCCATCCCGGCCGGTGGGGCCGCGGGCTCGCCACCACGGCCGCGCGTCTGCTGGTCGATCTGGCGTTCGGTGAGCACGGGCGGCACCGCGTCTTCGCGACCTGCGATCCGCGCAACGTCGCCTCCGCACGGGTGCTGCAGAAGCTGGGCCTGCGATACGAGGGCCGGATGCGGGAGACCGAGCTGATCCGTGACGGCTGGCGAGACTCCGATCTGTACGCCGTACTCCGCCACGAATGGCCGACGTCGGTCGTCTCAGCCGCCGAGGATTAGATCGGCTGCCCGCTCATACCGGCGGACGTCCTGTATGTCGCCGAAACCGGTGGCCATCCGGAACAGCAGACCCCGCGCGATCGCGGCCGCCGGCACGTCCAGCGTCGTCCGCAGGCCGTGCCAGCAGAGGGCGTCCGCGATCACGATCCCGTCTGCGTAGGCGGGCGGCCGCCAGTACGGGGAGACGTCGATGACCGCCGGCGGCAGACCCGGGGCGAACAGCACGTTCCCGGTCAGGTCACCGTGCACGATCTGGGGTTCGCCCAGCGGTTCCAGGGCTTCCCGCAGCCGCCGCGCCACCGGGGCGAACAACGGGTGAAACCGCATCGTGCGCTCGCCCCAGGCCACCCGGTCGGCCACCGCCCAGGGATCGTCCCGCTCGTCCATGAAACCCGGCCGCGGCAGATGGGCCACCGCCCGGTGGAAGGCCCGGCCCGCCGTGAGGATCTCCTGCCAGGTACGGGCCGAGCCGTAGTCGGGCGCACTGCCCGCTACCAACCTGGTGGCCGTCCACCCGTCGTGCGCCCAGGCGCCGTCCCGGGCGCGGACCGGCTCGGCGAGACGGAATCCGTCTTGCTTCACCTGCGCGAACACCTCACCCAGCCAGGCATGGGCCGTGCTGTCCTCAGGCTTGAACACCAGGTCACCCGCGGTCCAGGAGGTGCCCTGCCCGCCGGCCAACGGTCGCGGCGTCCCGTCGGCCCCGAACGAACGCAGCACGGCTTTCGGAATCATGGGTTGCACCGTAGACCTTGACCTCAAGCAAGGTTGAAGGTGAAGGCTCGCGGTCATGGCGTTCACCGAGATCGAGATCCAGTACCTCGCCGGGCAACATCTGGGCCGCCTGGCCACCCTGCGCCCGGACGGGACCCTGCAGAACAGCCCGGTCGGCTACCGCTACAACCCGGAGACCGGAACCATCGACGTCCCGGGCTACCGGATGACGGCGAGCCGCAAGTTCCGCAACGTCGCGGCGAACGGTCAGGTCGCGTTCGTCGTCGACGACCTGCCGTCGACGAACCCGTGGCGGGTCCGCTGCCTGGAGATCCGCGGCACCGCCGAGGCGATCGACGACCCGGGGCTCATCCGGATCCACCCTCGCCAGATCATCAGCTTCGGCCTGGAGGACACCGACACCGAGCCGCACCAGCTGGTTCCCTCCAACCGCAAGGTCGGCGTCTGAGGCTCAGCGGCCACGCCAGTGCAGCACCTCCAGAGCCACGGCGACGTGGACGCTGTCGGTGGCCAGCGGGCGGGGCAGCAGCTCGTCGGCCCGCTGCAGACGGCGTAGCAGGGTGTTGCGGTGGGTGAACAGGCTTTCGGCGGCGCGCGAGGCGTTGCACTGTGACGCGATGAAGACCCGCACCGCGTCGACGATCTCCGGTGGGGCGGTCTCCAGCCGGCCCAGCGTGCGTTTCACGAAGTCGTCGGCGCGTTGCGGATCGTCGGTGATCAGAGAGACCAGTTCGACCTCGTCGTGGGTGGCCATCTGCTGCGGTGACGCCAGCCGGGCCAGCATCCGCTGGGTGGTCAGAGCGTGCAGGTGGCTGCGGCGAAAGCCGTCCAGGTCGGTGCCGGCCGGGCCGAGCGCGAGGCGCACGGTGGGCAGGGCGCCAAGGGCAGACCGCAGCTGTACGGGGTCCGCGCGGCCGTGCAGCCACAGCCACCGGGTCGCCGCGCTGGCGGTCACGCTGAGCGTCGTCGCGCCGAGCAGATCGGCTGCCCGGTCCAGGTCGCCCAGGTCGGAGTCGGGGTCGTCGGACCAGGCCACGGCGGCGGTGTGCGTACCGGTCAGGGGATATCCGAGCCGGGCCTCGGCACGGGCCCGGCCGATCGGGGCGCCGTCGAGCAGAAGCAGGACGGTCTCGCGCCGCTCGGCGTGGCTGCCGCGGGTCAGGTCGGCGCGTTCGGCCTGCATCCGGGCGGAGATCGCGGCCACC is part of the Actinoplanes sp. NBC_00393 genome and harbors:
- a CDS encoding CPBP family intramembrane glutamic endopeptidase, whose translation is MPNVALDRLRVPSRPVPSATASASPASGSPAAGTLVPASLVPGGPAAHPSRKRLLLVFGAVVVILAAVNVAAKFGPPHTGLVAGPLVALGLVLLGRRAGLSWHDMGLSRRTLVPGLKYAVGAVLAVAVVYAIGVAIPATRPAFDDVRYHLHISAALMTAFVVVPLGTVLLEEVAFRGVLLGLVNRRRGAVWASVTSSVLFGLWHILPSLRLAEANGAVGAALGTDAAGQALAVAGAVAFTAVAGLLLCELRRRSGSLLAAAALHWATNGLGLLVTAALATIRLA
- a CDS encoding MMPL family transporter, which gives rise to MTGTVAEAPTRIRGRSVFERLADWSYRRRWTALLLWMLVLAGVTAGAGLAGGDFRNDFTLPGAESQQAQDVLADRMPTQAGATLQIVVQDPGGVDRSAVDAMLGPVRGLPHVVDVVVPESAVSADGTIAYATVTLDVAAEAMPADDTRRIIDTARGAGGDGLTVEVGGDPARAADEAEGGAAEGAGLLAALVVLVLLFGSLLAASLPIVIAIFAVGSAIGLVTLASHVATVADFTTPLLILVGLGVGIDYALLVFSRFRSELTSGSDRAEAVRRALDTAGRTVFFAGTTVIIALLGLVLLGLGALQGVAVALAVTVLVTMLAALTLLPALLSLFGARLERTMARRREKAGRASREEGRQWRRWSDAVARRPWPAVLLPLIALLALAAPVLDMRLGFADAGNDADSKTSTRAYELLAEGFGAGFNGPLVVVVDAGDQAAQPAAEAVQQAMAATPGVAAVIPPIPAPDGGVATVIAYPESAPQDEATEELVATLRDDVLAPVARDNGVTVLVGGPTAAVIDVSTAIAARLPLFVGVVVGLSALLLLVLFRSLLIPVKAAILNLLSVGAAMGVITLVFQHGAFGVPPGPIEAYVPVMIFAIVFGLSMDYEVFLLARMHEEWERTRDARGAVREGLATTGRVVTAAAAIMVVVFGAFVLSPDRMLQQFGLGLAVAVLIDAVVIRCLLLPAAMHLFGARAWWLPAGLARRLPRLALEHR
- a CDS encoding sensor histidine kinase, whose product is MRLFRPPVWAQDLLFALFITVMQVQGTLASDNAGQKTLPGTGYLLLILSGAVIVVRRRWPVPVFAVTALASVTYYALDYPDGPGWLGLFVALYTLTALGDGRRSLFIAGGGITVLTVCWLAAATDIEPRAAIGWVFFRIGASIMSAALGESVRSRRVIAADAVERAVREGQARADAERLRIAREVHDTVAHAIAIINVQSGVTAHVLDKRPEQAREALRVIEETSSRALEEMRAVLGVLQLPGLEGIDDLADRARQAGLEVDVAACSLPPDVPKVVGSAVYRIVQESITNVIRHAGATRVTVALDCGADAVLVRVADDGAGPAEAERPGRGLLGMRERCRLLGGEFDAGPVPGGGFAVTARLPLVPA
- a CDS encoding DUF6223 family protein gives rise to the protein MLGTGRLLPTLLAVIGLAGVVLGWRAITRAQRNTAIVALAAGLLSSIVGALHAANAAGGLGTGNGLAGAVLAVALGVVSLLLGGLALIRSRRA
- a CDS encoding response regulator transcription factor, producing MSIRVLLAEDEKLVRSGFRLLLDVEDDIEVVGEAADGAQAVELARLTCPDVVLMDIRMPKVDGIEATRRIAAVPGLQRVRILILTTYDTDAYVFEGLQAGASGFLLKDAGPAELLHGIRVVAAGDALLAPRITRRLISQFTARRTASERLGVLTEREREVVALVGQGLRNDEIGAALFLSPETARTHVSRAMGKLGARDRAQLVVIAYQTGLVTP
- a CDS encoding methyl-accepting chemotaxis protein, whose translation is MMRFLRTVKIGMRLGGAFTAICLCMFAAIGIGLWGQDRARVATDEVAAANATSQAALAAKFRTADLNGWQNGYAFDTIRGVENATDDAVGQRESFVAAAAAFHDDLARLHALDHNAEEEALVDAADGSFEQFMAVDDRIVEGYRSGTSAGEREANALVAGESVEWMHKIHESVDRLVELTSGRAATAQQAADDAASTSETFMVVAGLLCLLLSVLVAIVVTRSITGPLAATVTVLSNVADKDLTVRAPDSGRDELAAMGRAVNRTLDVLRNAFAAISENSRTLSDAASELTATSAQIANAADAASGQSDMIASSAEEVSRSVQTVAAGTEEMNAAIREIADGAGRAAGVAAAGVDSVRAATETIGRLGRSSDEISGVVNLITSIAEQTNLLALNATIEAARAGELGKGFAVVAGEVKDLAQATAKATGDIGHRVQAIQDDTGAAITAMEQIADIIGEVNEHSTTIAAAVEEQTATTAEMGRNIVEAATGSGQIAAGITGVATASQDTARGVVHSRQTAEQLAGMSHELRELVGQFRV